The following proteins come from a genomic window of Miscanthus floridulus cultivar M001 chromosome 2, ASM1932011v1, whole genome shotgun sequence:
- the LOC136540288 gene encoding putative HVA22-like protein g, with translation MMGGFLSRVLLLAFGYAYPAYECYKTVELNKPEIEQLIFWCQYWILVALLTVLERFGDFTISWLPLYSEAKLMFFVYLWYPKTKGTTYVYGTFFKPYISQHENEIDRNLLELRARATDMVVLYFQKAASVGQNTFFDVLKYVAAQSPSQKSRQRPHQESQQPQQQQPQVQVQPQKQAAPVMRRAASIAARQAAMAQQSQETKPIPSSPKIKRQTSGKSGSVAPTKHAAAASTPKPGGSPKKGEVKPAADPVQTPAASADSSKSEPSAPPLPEAEGVDKMAIDEVSGDAAEDAEELDPALEETPMEETIRVTRAKLRRRTAAEDPAGN, from the exons ATGATGGGCGGGTTCCTCTCCAGGGTCCTCCT GTTGGCTTTTGGCTATGCCTATCCTGCCTATGAATGCTACAAGACTGTTGAACTGAACAAACCAGAGATTGAGCAGCTCATATTTTGGTGTCAGTATTG GATTTTAGTTGCCCTGTTGACAGTTTTGGAGAGATTTGGAGATTTTACAATATCATG GCTACCGCTTTACTCGGAAGCAAAGCTGATGTTCTTTGTATACTTGTGGTACCCTAAGACAAAG GGAACTACATATGTTTATGGGACTTTCTTTAAGCCATATATTTCTCAGCATGAGAATGAAATCGACCGGAATCTCCTTGAGCTGAGAGCTCGAGCCACCGATATGGTTGTCCTTTATTTCCAGAAGGCTGCTTCGGTAGGACAAAATACTTTCTTTGACGTTTTAAAATATGTTGCCGCCCAGTCACCTTCTCAGAAATCAAGGCAGCGCCCTCATCAG GAATCACAGCAACCACAACAGCAGCAACCACAGGTGCAGGTGCAACCTCAAAAACAAGCAGCACCTGTTATGCGCAGAGCAGCATCTATTGCTGCTCGGCAGGCAGCAATGGCACAGCAATCTCAGGAGACTAAACCCATTCCATCTTCGCCCAAGATCAAGCGTCAAACATCAGGGAAATCTGGTTCGGTGGCACCCACAAAGCATGCAGCAGCTGCATCCACACCAAAACCTGGCGGTAGCCCAAAGAAAGGTGAGGTCAAACCTGCTGCTGACCCAGTTCAAACTCCAGCCGCAAGTGCCGATTCATCAAAGTCCGAGCCTAGCgccccaccactccctgaagcCGAAGGAGTAGACAAGATGGCCATTGACGAGGTAAGTGGTGATGCTGCAGAGGACGCAGAAGAGCTTGACCCTGCGCTCGAGGAGACGCCGATGGAGGAGACGATCCGTGTGACGCGCGCCAAGCTAAGGAGGCGCACGGCCGCTGAGGATCCTGCTGGGAATTAG